A single region of the Populus nigra chromosome 2, ddPopNigr1.1, whole genome shotgun sequence genome encodes:
- the LOC133681649 gene encoding mitochondrial import receptor subunit TOM40-1-like: MAGFVPPGTTLLGNEATSEAAKKINEVHKKVDYLNLPCPIPYEELHREALMSLKPEYFEGMRFDFTKGLNQKFSLSHSVMMGPMEIPSQSSEAIKIPTAHYEFGANFIDQKTMLIGRVLTDGRVNARVKCDLTDDLALKANAQLTNEPHMSHVMLNFDYKGKDYRSQLQLGNGALFGASYIQSVTPHMSLGAEVFWAGQHRKSGVGYAGRYETDKMVAAGQVASTGLMALSYVQKVSEKVSLATDFMYNYLSKDVTASVGYDYALRQARLRGKIDSNGCTSAFLEERLNMGLNFVLSAELDHKKKDYKFGFGLTVG; the protein is encoded by the exons ATGGCGGGGTTCGTACCTCCAGGTACAACGTTGTTAGGCAATGAAGCTACATCAGAAGCAGCCAAAAAGATCAATGAGGTTCACAAAAAAGTTGATTACTTGAACCTTCCTTGTCCAATCCCCTATGAAGAACTCCATCGTGAAGCACTCA TGTCTTTGAAGCCTGAGTATTTTGAGGGGATGCGTTTTGATTTTACCAAAGGACTGAATCAGAAATTCTCTCTCAGTCATAG TGTGATGATGGGGCCTATGGAAATTCCTTCTCAATCTTCAGAAGCCATCAAAATCCCTACTGCTCACTATGAGTTTGGTGCTAACTTTATAGACCAAAAG ACAATGCTTATCGGGAGGGTTTTGACTGATGGGAGAGTAAATGCAAGAGTGAAGTGTGATTTGACTGATGATCTTGCTTTAAAGGCTAATGCTCAG CTTACAAATGAGCCTCACATGTCCCATGTCATGTTGAACTTCGATTACAAG GGTAAAGACTACAGGAGCCAGTTGCAACTAGGAAATGGTGCCTTATTTGGTGCCAGTTACATTCAG AGTGTGACCCCTCATATGTCTTTGGGTGCTGAAGTATTTTGGGCTGGTCAGCATCGAAAATCTGGTGTTGGATATGCTGGTCGGTATGAGACGGACAAGATG GTTGCTGCAGGGCAAGTTGCTAGCACTGGATTGATGGCTTTGAGCTACGTGCAGAAGGTTTCTGAGAAG GTTTCACTAGCTACAGACTTCATGTACAATTACTTATCAAAGGATGTGACTGCTAGTGTTGGCTATGATTATGCCCTCAGACAA GCCCGTTTGAGAGGAAAGATTGATTCCAATGGATGCACATCCGCCTTCTTGGAAGAACGCTTGAATATGGGTCTCAATTTCGTTCTTTCTGCAGAG TTGGatcataagaaaaaagattACAAATTTGGATTCGGGTTGACAGTGGGCTAA
- the LOC133682385 gene encoding probable protein arginine N-methyltransferase 6 isoform X3 — MVVVDVGCGTGILSILCAQDGAKRPNAVDASDFAVKSMLGSVITARDHWLKHGGLILPSNATLYMAPVTHPDRYGESIDFWQNVYGINMSAMLPLAKQCAFEEPSVESISGNRKWFHFWRFLSL; from the exons ATG GTTGTCGTGGATGTTGGTTGTGGCACAGGAATTCTTTCAATATTGTGTGCTCAGGATGGGGCAAAACGG CCTAATGCAGTGGATGCAAGTGATTTTGCTGTAAAG AGCATGCTGGGAAGTGTCATCACTGCCAGAGATCACTGGCTGAAGCATGGAGGCCTTATTCTTCCATCAAATGCAACT TTGTACATGGCACCTGTCACACATCCAGACAGATATGGTGAAAGCATTGATTTTTGGCAAAATGTTTATGGAATCAATA TGTCTGCCATGTTGCCATTAGCAAAACAGTGTGCATTTGAAGAGCCATCTGTGGAATCAATATCAG GAAATAGAAAGTGGTTTCACTTCTGGAGATTCTTGTCTTTGTAG
- the LOC133682385 gene encoding probable protein arginine N-methyltransferase 6 isoform X1, translating into MVVVDVGCGTGILSILCAQDGAKRPNAVDASDFAVKSMLGSVITARDHWLKHGGLILPSNATLYMAPVTHPDRYGESIDFWQNVYGINMSAMLPLAKQCAFEEPSVESISGENVLTWPHVEIESGFTSGDSCLCSF; encoded by the exons ATG GTTGTCGTGGATGTTGGTTGTGGCACAGGAATTCTTTCAATATTGTGTGCTCAGGATGGGGCAAAACGG CCTAATGCAGTGGATGCAAGTGATTTTGCTGTAAAG AGCATGCTGGGAAGTGTCATCACTGCCAGAGATCACTGGCTGAAGCATGGAGGCCTTATTCTTCCATCAAATGCAACT TTGTACATGGCACCTGTCACACATCCAGACAGATATGGTGAAAGCATTGATTTTTGGCAAAATGTTTATGGAATCAATA TGTCTGCCATGTTGCCATTAGCAAAACAGTGTGCATTTGAAGAGCCATCTGTGGAATCAATATCAGGTGAAAATGTATTGACATGGCCGCATGT GGAAATAGAAAGTGGTTTCACTTCTGGAGATTCTTGTCTTTGTAGCTTCTGA
- the LOC133682385 gene encoding probable protein arginine N-methyltransferase 6 isoform X2, whose translation MVVVDVGCGTGILSILCAQDGAKRSMLGSVITARDHWLKHGGLILPSNATLYMAPVTHPDRYGESIDFWQNVYGINMSAMLPLAKQCAFEEPSVESISGENVLTWPHVEIESGFTSGDSCLCSF comes from the exons ATG GTTGTCGTGGATGTTGGTTGTGGCACAGGAATTCTTTCAATATTGTGTGCTCAGGATGGGGCAAAACGG AGCATGCTGGGAAGTGTCATCACTGCCAGAGATCACTGGCTGAAGCATGGAGGCCTTATTCTTCCATCAAATGCAACT TTGTACATGGCACCTGTCACACATCCAGACAGATATGGTGAAAGCATTGATTTTTGGCAAAATGTTTATGGAATCAATA TGTCTGCCATGTTGCCATTAGCAAAACAGTGTGCATTTGAAGAGCCATCTGTGGAATCAATATCAGGTGAAAATGTATTGACATGGCCGCATGT GGAAATAGAAAGTGGTTTCACTTCTGGAGATTCTTGTCTTTGTAGCTTCTGA
- the LOC133682385 gene encoding probable protein arginine N-methyltransferase 6 isoform X4, which yields MSMLGSVITARDHWLKHGGLILPSNATLYMAPVTHPDRYGESIDFWQNVYGINMSAMLPLAKQCAFEEPSVESISGENVLTWPHVEIESGFTSGDSCLCSF from the exons ATG AGCATGCTGGGAAGTGTCATCACTGCCAGAGATCACTGGCTGAAGCATGGAGGCCTTATTCTTCCATCAAATGCAACT TTGTACATGGCACCTGTCACACATCCAGACAGATATGGTGAAAGCATTGATTTTTGGCAAAATGTTTATGGAATCAATA TGTCTGCCATGTTGCCATTAGCAAAACAGTGTGCATTTGAAGAGCCATCTGTGGAATCAATATCAGGTGAAAATGTATTGACATGGCCGCATGT GGAAATAGAAAGTGGTTTCACTTCTGGAGATTCTTGTCTTTGTAGCTTCTGA